In Polaribacter sp. Hel_I_88, the following proteins share a genomic window:
- a CDS encoding glycosyltransferase family 2 protein: MEISVVIPLLNEEESLQELHDWIAKVMQSNRYLYEIIFIDDGSTDTSWQVIEELSAKYTAVKGIRFQRNYGKSQALDAGFELAKGKVVITMDADLQDNPEEIPELYNLIIKDDFDLISGWKKKRYDNVVTKNIPSKLFNAAARRTSGLKLHDFNCGLKAYKNEVIKAVKVSGEMHRYIPVLAKNEGFNKIGEKVVQHQARKYGETKFGIDRFINGFLDLITISFLSKFGKRPMHIFGLWGTLMFLFGTSLAFYIGVLKLYKLFNGIKTILVTSNPWFYIALTSMILGTLLFLSGFLGELIIKMKPDEKHYTIKEKLNF, encoded by the coding sequence ATGGAAATTTCGGTAGTTATACCACTTCTTAACGAAGAAGAATCTTTACAAGAATTACACGATTGGATTGCAAAAGTTATGCAATCCAATCGTTATTTATATGAAATTATTTTTATTGATGATGGCAGCACAGACACTTCCTGGCAAGTTATCGAAGAATTATCAGCCAAATATACTGCTGTAAAAGGAATTCGTTTTCAAAGAAATTACGGAAAAAGTCAAGCATTAGATGCTGGTTTTGAACTTGCAAAAGGCAAAGTTGTTATTACAATGGATGCTGATTTGCAAGACAATCCAGAAGAAATTCCTGAACTATACAATTTAATTATCAAGGATGATTTTGACCTAATTTCTGGTTGGAAAAAGAAACGATATGACAATGTTGTCACTAAAAATATACCTTCAAAATTATTTAATGCAGCTGCAAGAAGAACTTCGGGTTTAAAATTACACGATTTTAATTGTGGCTTAAAAGCTTATAAAAATGAGGTTATAAAAGCTGTAAAAGTAAGTGGAGAAATGCACAGATACATTCCTGTTTTAGCCAAAAACGAAGGTTTTAATAAAATAGGAGAAAAGGTAGTGCAGCATCAAGCAAGAAAATATGGCGAAACTAAGTTTGGAATTGATCGTTTTATAAACGGTTTTTTAGATTTAATCACCATTTCTTTTTTATCAAAGTTTGGTAAAAGACCTATGCATATTTTCGGTTTGTGGGGCACTTTGATGTTTTTATTCGGAACTTCTTTAGCTTTTTATATTGGTGTTCTTAAACTTTACAAGCTTTTTAATGGAATTAAAACCATTTTGGTAACCAGTAATCCTTGGTTTTATATAGCACTAACCTCCATGATTTTAGGAACATTACTTTTTTTATCAGGATTTTTAGGCGAATTGATCATAAAAATGAAACCTGACGAAAAACACTATACAATAAAGGAAAAACTCAATTTCTAA
- a CDS encoding DUF4199 domain-containing protein produces MENQANSKSVILNYGLYLGIISIFISLIKYATGNLYVTEFYSGIAGIILLIVFVILSIKKYKSDNGGFLTFGQGVKIGIGVSMIATIIVIIYYVLLSTVIEPDFVTNTIEAQKTMFADSFGMTEGQIEEATKNSEDNFFLSMFGGILIWNLFLGGVTSLIAAATMKKSEEETY; encoded by the coding sequence ATGGAAAATCAAGCAAACAGTAAAAGTGTTATTTTAAATTATGGATTGTATTTAGGAATTATAAGTATTTTTATAAGTTTAATTAAATACGCCACAGGAAACCTTTATGTTACAGAGTTTTATTCAGGTATTGCTGGTATAATTTTATTAATTGTTTTTGTAATTTTAAGTATAAAAAAATACAAAAGCGACAATGGTGGTTTTTTAACATTTGGTCAAGGTGTTAAAATAGGTATAGGTGTTTCTATGATTGCAACAATTATTGTTATAATTTATTATGTTTTATTATCAACAGTAATTGAACCAGATTTTGTAACAAACACTATTGAAGCTCAAAAAACGATGTTTGCAGATTCTTTTGGAATGACAGAAGGGCAAATTGAAGAAGCTACTAAAAACTCTGAAGACAATTTTTTCTTAAGTATGTTTGGAGGAATTTTAATATGGAATTTATTTTTAGGTGGAGTTACATCTTTAATTGCAGCTGCTACAATGAAAAAATCTGAAGAAGAAACTTACTAA
- the dnaN gene encoding DNA polymerase III subunit beta, which produces MKFIVSSSQLLKQLQVLGGVINSNNTLPILDNFLFELSENQLKVSASDLETTMSSVVDVESDSTGSIAVSARLLLDTLKTFPNQPLTFKTEGDNTIEISSDQGKYDMAYFGGDEFPKAVSLPSPSKTIVPAHILGTAISKTIFAAGNDDLRPVMSGVFFQFSSQSLTFVATDAHKLVKYSRTDVTADQTAEFIMPKKPLNLLKGILGGSESEVTIEYNDANAKFTFDNVVLVCRLIDGKYPNYEAVIPKENPNKLTVDRASFLNSVRRVSIFSSKTTHQIRLKMAGTELNISAEDLDFANKADERLSCDYQGDDMQIGFNSRFLSEMLNNLSSNEVLIEMSLPNRAGILTPIDGTDEGEQVTMLVMPVMLNN; this is translated from the coding sequence ATGAAATTTATTGTATCGAGTTCGCAACTTTTAAAACAATTACAAGTTTTAGGGGGCGTAATAAATAGCAACAATACCTTACCAATTTTAGACAATTTTTTGTTTGAATTATCAGAAAATCAATTAAAAGTTTCAGCATCCGATTTAGAAACCACTATGAGTTCTGTAGTAGATGTAGAAAGTGATAGTACTGGTTCTATAGCTGTTTCTGCACGTTTGTTGTTAGATACTTTAAAGACGTTTCCAAACCAGCCTTTAACGTTTAAAACGGAAGGTGATAATACTATTGAAATAAGTTCTGATCAAGGTAAATATGATATGGCTTATTTTGGTGGTGATGAATTCCCAAAAGCGGTTTCTTTACCAAGTCCAAGTAAAACTATTGTGCCAGCACATATTTTAGGAACAGCGATTTCTAAAACTATTTTTGCTGCAGGAAATGACGATTTACGCCCAGTAATGAGTGGAGTGTTTTTTCAGTTTAGTTCTCAAAGTTTAACTTTTGTAGCTACTGATGCTCATAAATTGGTAAAATATTCTAGAACAGATGTTACTGCAGATCAAACTGCAGAATTTATAATGCCAAAGAAACCTTTAAATTTATTAAAAGGTATTTTAGGTGGATCTGAAAGCGAAGTTACGATTGAATATAATGATGCAAACGCAAAGTTTACATTCGATAATGTAGTTTTAGTGTGTAGATTAATTGATGGAAAATATCCAAATTATGAAGCTGTAATTCCAAAAGAGAATCCAAATAAATTAACAGTTGATAGAGCTTCTTTCTTAAACTCTGTAAGACGTGTTTCTATTTTCTCTAGCAAAACTACACATCAAATTCGTTTAAAAATGGCAGGAACAGAATTAAATATTTCTGCTGAAGATTTAGATTTTGCCAACAAAGCAGATGAGCGTTTAAGTTGCGATTATCAAGGAGATGACATGCAAATTGGCTTTAACTCACGTTTTTTAAGCGAAATGTTAAACAATTTAAGCTCTAATGAAGTTTTAATTGAAATGTCTTTGCCAAACAGAGCAGGAATTTTAACTCCTATTGATGGAACTGATGAAGGTGAACAAGTAACCATGTTGGTAATGCCAGTGATGTTGAATAACTAA